The Lactuca sativa cultivar Salinas chromosome 2, Lsat_Salinas_v11, whole genome shotgun sequence genome includes the window GTTGATAGTTGCAAAACtgggctgatggactccatagagtggagtggacgaaatcctaaGGGAGaagccctatagatttcgtccaagggctctaaggagggagtctatGGGCTGATGGGCGCCTAAGTAatgtattagggtttacacctaaaaaccctagcagccacaacTATTTAAAGGACCTCTACATGGGAAAATCAGCTATATGCATATGATATACCCTGGCCGATTTTCATACCTCTCCAAGTCACTCTTGTTGtgttgagtgtttgtgactccattagaggtgcaacacttgcgaCACTAGGCTTTAAAAGTCAAAGATTGTTCTTGTCATTACAATATAACAAGTAAGGTAATATTCTAACCCTATTCATATGTGTTTTTCGAAATTGTATGCTAGTccatagggttattgctttggagtTTGTATTTTCATGATCAATAGAGGAaatcttagatccaaagcaattagggttgcatgatcacatatgaatgtagatatgctcaaaacccatcacatttaACCTATATTTGCATTAAGCCCTTTATCTtctatttattttcaaaatgacCAAAAGTAATAAGTAACATATTTTCCCTCtattttcaaattcaaaatatttcaaaatacCCTTCAAATTTATTCCTTCACTATTCAacataaaaatcattttaaataaataaacaattaatttacTTCATTTTTCTATTAGTTTCCGTTTAATAAACTTTGAGTTATTAAATTCCATTTTTGCCCACAAGTATTCTTTAAAATTCTTATAAACTTGATTGTATGATGTTCGACATAAAATTTGGGATGTTGCCCGGCCTCTTCAAGAATACCACCCCATTCACAACCTATCTTAGTGTAAGCTATGTAGTTCACTCCATGTTTAAAGATAAAATTCATAGAAACTAGGTCATCAAAAGTATTataaaattttggatgttactaAATATCTTCAAAAATACCACCCATCGACGACCTAAGCTAGTGTAAGCCTATGAagttcattacatgttcaaaaaaataATTCATAGAAGCTAGTTCATCAAGCGCAACaatcatctcattttaatgttGAGAACGAGATGGTATCACGGAAACAGGAGGAGCGAAATCACGCTTCAAACAAAAAAGAGCCGTATATAAACAAATATTGTACTCAACACTTGATGTCTAAAAATGTTTGTGCAAATAAGAAAATCAAAGAAACTATAACACAAGGttcaaaaattaatataaaaaacaaatcCAAATCCCTCTCAAGAGAAGCCAAATGATTTGAAAGTTTCTTCTTCCGGTCATAATGAACATCCAAATCCCACCGAAGAGAaagtatatataaacaaataatGTACTCAATACTTGATGCCATGTGGATTTGGTTTTTTTAATTTGCGGTTTTAAGAGTCTAAAAACTATTAGTACTTCAcatcttaaaaacatcaaatttcaatAGCTTACACAAAACAGTAACAAATTAATAAAGTGAGTATTTAACACTTAACATCTTAAAAACCCGACGTTTAAAtaactttatttaaaaagttaaaacacCTCTGAACCATATTTTTAAGAGTTTCATCATTTAAAACACCATTAAGCCAAGAAATTAAGTAATTAACGATATCAACATCTTAAAAAGACcaaatttcaaaaaatttaaaaacacaaaaacaacaaTTTTGTCTCTCAATATTTTCTCTTTTCTCCTCCCATAAAACAATTTGCTTTTGCAACCTTCTAAATTTGCTATTGAAACCTTCTTTCCACTAGGTAGACTACAAGGCAAGAAAAATCATTACATACTCAACAATTAAAAAATCATTGAACAATAGACAGTATAAACAAAGAGAAACAAATTTTATTGTCGACTATTTtggaaatatgattttttttgtttgagaGTTAAATGGAGAGTATTATATTATTTAATGTTATATATTGGCTTGTCTTATACAACTACATAAAGCATACAAAGTTAACAAACATGGTAGCTCTTTGTGGTAAATCGAACTAATATACTATCTAATCTTTCTTCTAGTTCACTTTTAAATGATTGATAACTAATGAAGTTAACTGGGAGACCAAATGTTTTGTAATATCAATTGataatgttatgtttttttttttttcgttttttaacTCACTAAACGGTGCAGTTTCTTATCAACTTGTACAGATTTATCAAAAATGAGTGGTGATTAATGCATAGCATTTGGGTCCAAGACCTTGTGATAGTGATATATAACCAATTACCCGCACATGCTTTTGTTTCTtaacaaaattaaaatttaagTAAGCTTTGATGCATTACAAGACCCAATTGGGCATCACTTGAAAACTACTCCGTTGTATGAAAATGAACCTAGTTATTGGATATATGAATAGAGTTATAATAACGATGTTTAACCATTCTTTTGATTATGTACACACCCTAGGATCACGTAAATTAAAGCCAATGAGTCGTACAATAAAGTATGCAATTTTCTTACCACAACTAATTAATATACAAAAGCGTTGCATAATGACATTAACTGAGAATAATAGAACACTGGTAGAAATTCCGTGTTTAATCCCGATTATGCATTTTGACCGTTACCTACAGGACAATGAAAAACACAATATTGATATTTGATTTTTGTTCCGCAGATCGGGGTAACCATGTGTTGTTATCTGCTTAGGCCGCAACCCAAggaaaataagtaaaatgatcctAGCTATATTGATACTTCTTTTTTGAAATTGAGCACACACATCGTTTTTCTTAAATAATGACAATGAATTTTGTTTCTCCTTCAAGTATAAACTTATATGGTCAAATAATATACATGGTATTCCAAACAagttaaaattaatattttatacAACCGGGACAAGTGACTCAGTCCCGCACGTTGCAAAATTGTCTGTGATCCGTTCTTTAGAAAAAAAGTTTTTGCAAATTGAACGATGTAACTTGACTTCAAAATGCTCCCAAGCGAGTTGCGATATCAAAGAATGTCTGCTCACAACATGGGATTGTTAGGCCGCCCATTGAATGCGCATATCCAAACTCTTCCTCTGTCTCACGTAATAAGTCCTAAAACGAAGGCTAGCTTAACAAAGACAAAGGAATCACAAAACGCTTCTTTTCATGCTCTCCAACATAAACTGCAAAATACCCTTTCGGTAGATCCGTTTCGTTGTGCGGGTTCCATTTGACAATGACCGTTGTAGTATTTGTCTTCCTTGAATGATCCGAGGCATATGAATTCCCATTTTTCGGAAGGTTTATCACAGAGGGACAAAACAATTTGAGACTATTCTCTAAGTGAAAGATGTACAGGAGGAGGTTGACAGGAAATTATGCTGGTGCTTTGCCTATCATATGCTATATATAAAGGTTTATTGGATCTTCAAATGTACAATAAGTGATAGAATGGAAACTAAATGACAGATGGGGACATTGCGACTGGAAGACAAGATCATGTGCTGTGTCTTTTCACTTGTATAATTAAAAGTACGATCTTGAATAGCACAACCACAAAGTCTCAAGCAATAATAAACCATTAAATCTCGCACGCTTTTGTTCTTTAAGCAAATTAATTTATAAGTTGGCTAAACATTGATGATTTGATGCATTACATGACGAATTGGGTCCCGCTTGAAAACAATTTCATCGAATGAAAAAAGAACCTGGTGATTAGATATATGAATAGTGTTATATCAATGTTTAACTATTCTTTTGATTACTTATACACCCATATATCATGTCAATTAGAGACAATGTGTCATGTTTTTACAACTATGCAATTTCCTTATCACAACCCATTAATATGTGAAATTGTTGCATACAACATTCACTGAGAATCATTGTAGAATATCCGTAGAAGTATAATGTTCAATCATGATTATGCACTATGACTGTTACATACAACACAATGAAAAAACATTGATATTTGATTTTGGTTCCTCATTTCAGGTGTAAGCACATGTTGTTATTAGATTAGCCAACAACCGAACAAAAAAAGTATAGTATGCGTATATTcatagttttgttttttttttttaattgagcaGACACTtcttttttgaaagaaaaaaaatgttgccAATGAATTTTGTTTCTCATTCAAGTAGAAGCTTATATCGTCAAATAATATATGGGGTACTCCAAACAAGTGAAAATTCATGTTTCATACAATAGGGACAAGTGACACAATCTTGCATGCATGTTGCAAAAAAGTCGATCAATGCTTTACAAAAATGTATAAGCAAATAGAATGATATAACTTGACCTCAAAATGCTCCCAGGCGACTTTGAAGATCAGAGAATGTCTTCTCACTACAACGGATTTTAGGCCACCCATTGGATTGTCATATCGAAATCCAAACTCTTCCTCTGCCTAACGAGCACAGTTCATGAATATCGAGGTCTAAATAATCTTAAGTAACAAGTTAATCTTCCCTTATTCAACGTTTTTACCAAATGCTTAGAATAAAAGTATGTTAGTATTTCTTTCATTTAAACTTTTTTAATgtcaaaataattatattaaaaaaataacgaAGTCAGCAAGTAGATGAgatttcaacttgttaaactttTGTCCCTTCTTTGTAAATTACATAGAATTGTCCTATTTGCATCAATACACCTGTAGATTTGTTTCCACAATTCTTCTAACATTTACATACCAATTCCATGCTATCATCAAAGTTTTACCTAGCCCATTCCTTTTTCCATTATGTGTTGGAATTCACACTTTAATTCCAATTTGAATAAAGTTTAGTAATACTCAAACCAGTCGCATTCCAGATATTCAAGTTTTTGCCATGCAATCATATTTCTAAGCTCATTACAAATAGTAATTCATGAGTCCAAAtccaaatttaaaatttatttaaatgtatttgaaaaaTAACTGGAATTTTGGGTTACCAAATGTGAGAAATCACTCATTTGTTACATGATTTATgttctctttttctttttcccCTTTCTCTGGTTCGGTTCAcactcaacataatacaaagaaaCCTTGAAGGTATCCCTTTCTTTCCAGATTGTAGTCATATGGTGTGTTTGACAAAAATAGTTGTTACCCTGTAGCTCGTACCCGGTAGCTCAAAGCTGAAAGCTATaacatttatctattatatgaGTGTTTGATAAAACTAGCTAGAAGCTTTTGAAGTATGTAAAATTACATTAAATGAtaattgttaatatatatatatatatatatatatatatatatataggcagtCGTGTAAATTGATTTAAAAAAGCACAGTCGGATTTTGTAAAACACAACATGAATTGTAGATTTGGAGCATTTTGTTTACAGTCGAAAATAAACGCTTGTATTGCTAAACGAAGCTTTTTGTTTACATTGGAACGTTTTGtcaaaagctagaagctcccaaacaCTCTCAAACGCTTCGTGCCAAACACGCCAACCATGCACACAAATGCAAACAagcattttcttttattttgttaacatTCGATCTcacacaaaaaagaaaataaggtGCTCCCCAATTTCCACTTTTGATCCCAACATCTAACATTTGTTTGCATTAAGCCCTTCATCCtctatttattttcaaaatgacCAAATAATAATTAGTTTCAGATTTTTCCCTCTATTTTCAAATTCGAAATATATCAAAATACCCTTCTAATTTATGACCTAACTATTCAACACACATctcattttaattaaataaacaattaatttacTCCATTATTCTATTAGTTTCCGTTTAATAAACTTTTGGGCTATTAAATTCTATTTTTGCCCACCCGAATGCCCTAAAATTCTTATATACTTGATCGTCTGATGCTCGATATAAAATTTGGGATGTTGCCCGTTCTCTTCAAGAAAACCACCCATCCACGAGCTAAGTTAGTGTAAGCTATGACGTTCACTCCATGTTTACAGATAAAATTCATAGAAGCTAGGTCATCAAACGTATtataaaatttgggatgttaccaAATCTCTTCAAGAATACCACCCATCTACGACCTAAGCTAGTGTAAGCCTATGAAGTTCACTACATGCTCAAAGAAATAATTCATAGAAGCTAGGTCATCAAGCTTAAAATTTATCTCATTTTGATGTTGAGAACGAGATGGTATGACGACAACAGGACGAGGAAAACCACGCTTCAGACAAAAAAAGTCGTATATAAACAAATACTATATTCAATATTAGGTGCCTAAAAATATTTGAGCAAATAAAAAAATCGAAGCAACAATAGCAAATGGTTCGGAAATTAATATCAAATAACCAATCCAAATCCCTCTCAAGAGTAGCCAAACGATCAAAAAGTTTCTTCTTCCCATCATGATGAACATCCAAATCCATCTCAAGAGAAGCCCTATATAAACAAGTAATATACTCAACACTTGATGCCACGTGgacttgatttttttaatttgcggttttaagagtttaaaaagtattaataattaataccttAAAAGCGTCAAATTTCAAGAACTTACATAAAAACTAACAAACTAATAAATTGAGTAATTAACAATTAACCACTTAACAATCCGAcgtttaaatagtttaatttaaaagttaaaacaacACCAAACGAATTTTTTAAGAGTTTGAGACATTTTAAACACCATTGAATCAATAAGCTAAGTATTAACGACTAACATCTTAAAAACACCCaatttctaaaattaaaaaaaaaaaaaaaaaaaaaaaaccaccaaCATTTTTGTCTCCTACTATTTTCCCTTTTTTCTTCCGATGTACCAATTTCCTATTCGAACTTTCTTTCCAATACCTAGACTACAAGGGAAACAAAATCATTACATACtcaacaattaaaaaaattattaaacatTAGGGAATATAAACAAAGAGAAACAAATTTTTTTTGTCGActattttataaatatgatttttttgttTGGGAGTGAAATGGAGTACCATGTTTTATGTTATATCTTGGCTTGTCTTATACAAGTGCATAAAGCATACAAAGTTAACAAAAATGGTAGCTCTTTTTGGTAAATCTAACTAATATACTATCTAATCTTTCTTCCGGTTGACCTTTAAGTGAACGAAAGCTGATGAAGTTAACTAGGAGACCAAATATTTTGTAATATGAGTTGATAATGTTAcgacttctctctctctctctctctctctctctctctctctctctctaactcaatAAACGATGTTTTTTGTTATAAAGTTGtacaaatttctcaaaaatgagTGGTGATCAATGTGTAGCATTTGGGTCCAAGACCTTGTGATAGTGATATATAACCAATTACTACCCCCACATGGTTTTGTTCCTtaacaaaattaaaatataagttaTCATTGATGCATTACAAGACCCAATTGGGCCTCACTTCAAAACTACTCCTTCGTATGAACAACGAACTAGTGATTGGATATACGAATAGAGTCATAACAATTTTTAACCATTCTTGTAATTACTTACACACCATAGGATAGCGTAAATTAAAGCCAATGAGTCCTACGATAAATCAATGCAATTTCTCTTACCACAACTAATTAATATGCAAAATTGTTGCATAATGACATTAACTGAGAATCATAGAACACCCGTAGAAATAGTATGTTTAATCCGTATTATGCATTTTGATCGTTACCAACAGGAAAATGAAAAACACCTTGATGTTTGATTTTAGTTTCGCACATCGGTGATATTCCTAGCTATATTGATACTTCTTTTTTGAAATTGAGAAGACACTTCACTTTTTTCTTAAATATTGACAATGAATTTTGTTTCTCCTTCAAGTGTAAACCTATATCGTCAATGAATATACATGGTATTCCAAACaagtcaaaattcatattttatacAACTGGGACAAGTGACTCAGTCTCGCATGTTGCAAAATGGTATGTGATCCGTGCTTTACAAAAAAAGGGTTAGCAAACTGAATGATGTCAATTGACTTGAAAATGCTCCCAGGCCACTTGCAAGATCATAGAATGTCTGCTCACAACACCGGATTGTTAGGCCGCCCATTGGATGGTCATATCCAAACTCTTCCTCCGTCTCACGTAATAAGTCCTGAAATGAAGGCTGGCTTAACAATGACACAGGAATCACAAAACGCTTCTTTTCCTGCTCTCCAACATAAACTGCAAAATATCCTTTCGGTAGATCCGTTTCTGTTGTGCGGGTTCCATTTGACAAAGACCGTTTTAGTATCTGTCTTGCTTGAATGATTCGAGGCATACGAATACCCATTTTTCTGAAGGTTTATCACGGAGGGACAAAAGAATTTCTGAGTATTCTCTAAGTGAAAGATGTACAGGAGGAGTTTGAGAGGAAATTATGTTGGTGCTTTGCCTATCATATGCTATATATAAAGGTTTATTGGAGCTTCAAATGTACAACAATTGATAAAAAGGAAATTAAATGACAGATCGGGACATTGCCACTGGACGACAAGATCATGTGCTGTGTCTTTTCACTTGTATAATTAAAAGTATGATCATCTTGAATTGAACAACCACAAAGTCACAAGCAATAATATGGCTTAATCATGTACATGTAAATAGAAACAAAACTTAGCAAAGAAGATAACTTGTATCACCAGTATTCTAAACTTAGTTGGGTATGAAAAACGGTAGAAGCACCGTGGTCCCATGTAATACTAAGATGAATGTGGCAGTGCCTCCCAACAAGCATGAAATAGTGGCTAAGATCTCTGAGGTTTTCTTGAAACATATGTGGCCTTATCATTAATACAAGAGTTAGACATTGGATCTGTCTTACAGGTTGGAAGACAAAGCCATGTGAGGTTGCCTTTTCTTCATCCGTATGCACCATCCTCAATCAAGATCTCCTTGTATCTCTGTATATAAATACCATTCCATATGAATCACACAACCATAACTTCCTCTGAAATCCTTCGCACATTTTCACCTAGAAGACGTGCTTTGAGAGTTTCCTTCCTCAATCAGGCTTTTGAAGTGAACAGACACACCCTCCTTAAAAATGGCCATCCTTTTTCCTCGGATCATTCAAGCAAAACAAATTCTCCGAAGATCATTATCCAATGGAAGCAGCACAACCAAATCTATGGACATCCCAAAAGGCAATTTAGCAATCTATGTTGGTGAGCAAGAGAAGAAGCGATATGTGGTTCCTGTATGGTTGTTAAGTGAACCTGCTTTTCAAGAATTACTAGATCAGGCAGAAAAAGAATTTGGGTATGTTCATCAAATGGGCGGCCTCACTATTCCATGCAGTGAATATACATTCAGTGATATTGCTTCTCAGTTGGGCGCATTATGACTTCTATACAGCATTCTTACAACCAACTAACCACTAggttttttttatcatttgtAACTAAATCGAGAGAATTTTCCCACTTGTATGAAATCGGATCAAGGAACCATTTTGAGTTCACTATAATCTGTTTAGTGTATGAATGAGAAACTAATTTCACCATTGATTATTTTGGAAATATGACTTTTGGGAGTGAAATGGTGTTATCAAAGATAGTTGCTTGTAGTGGTAAACCGAACTAATACCAACTAATCTTTCTTCCATTTGACATTTAAGGTCAACGAAACTAATGAAGTTAACTGGGAAACCATTTATTTCTTAATATGAATTAGTAATTAATGTTATGAATTCTGGAATTTTAACTCTATAAATGGTGCGGTATTTATCAAGTTGTACAGACTTATCATCAAAAATATAATTGATGAACAACATGTAGCACTTGGGTCCATGACCTTGTGATGGTGATATATCAACCGTTAACTCTCACATGCTTTTGTTCTTTATAACATAATTAAAATATATGTTGGCAAAACATTGATGCATTACAAGATGAATTGGGTCCCACATGGAAACAGTTCCATCAATCCTATAAAAAAGGAACCTGGTGATCAAGGGCGTTCGGTTGATTTTGAGGGTCTTGTGCAGAAAATAAAATTGGGCGAgtaaacataatttttttatatataaacaaaattcgTTAATACTATGATAAGtcgataattattagaaaaaaaaaaaaaaaaggaacgaTAACATACAATATAATCTAACATAGTTAGATTAATCGCAATGCTCTGATAGCACTCTTAGAATCGAAGCTGCTCACCGACTTGTCATAATAAATACTCTCCAAAATATTGTTCTCCATATGTACCAAATATGTTGTTCTCAAAATCCATCATTTCCAAGtcattaaggtttttttttttttttttttttttttttttttttaaattgttgaCCGTAAGTAGAAATTTAACAACTTCAATTTTGAGAAGCTTGTTTCTACAGACgcaacaattaataaaatatttagcaaaactttaTATGCATTAGGAAAACAACTGACTTTTTCATATATTTTAAAACATCGGTGGGTTAGTGGTTTCACTTGATAAGAACTCGTCAACCAAATATAACTCCGGATTAAGTTCATTGATGTCAACATCGGATTGTTCACCAGATTTAAGTGCAACTTCAAGAGGGGTACAACACAAGTTAATATCTTTCTCATAAAATTCCTTCAAGTTTTTGGAAGCTAAAAATCAGAATTctttcatatttattttattgttcaaATATTGTTTTAAAAGAAGTCATCAATTGAAATTGAAACAATCAAACACACAATAAACAACATAAGTAGGTCGATTCTAATTTTGAAGCACAACAAGTAAGCATCAGATTTCTCAAAACATTGAttctaatttttgaaactgaaacAATCAATTTATAAATAATATGAAATTGAGTAatcttaactgcggagttctgatgggatccagtgcattagtgctggtatgatcagacccgaaatactatccatgcttATTGCTTCTATGTCTTACAAGatgcagaacctcctttgttttcgtacgcgaggcgtaggACCCACATGACCGATCGACTCCGTTTCAAAAATACGAAAATCATCAACATTAAACCGGAGGCCACCCGATCAGCACTGATTTTGAAACAATCAGTTAATAAACAATCAAACACACACACCCTCAACAACTTAATTAGCGGGTTCAAGAGAATGAGTAATGTCGTAAGGACTTCCGGCTTAGATCGGCAAGAATCAGAGTGTGATTTGACTTTCTCCCAGTGACTATACCCTTAAATCAATTTTGTTTCCGAGCCTGGATTAGTAGTCTACTATTATGAAGCCTACGTAAAAAAAATGGGGCCCCTCCACGGCGTTGGATTCCCCTATATTGCCAGACTCTTGTTATTCATTACAAAATACTAGCTTTTATCGCTCCTTGCTCGCGTGGTCCTATACGGTCGACCACCTCGCACACCCTCAAAGATGCCCATGCTAGTGATTAGATATATGAAGAGAGTTATCGCAATTTTTAATGTTCTTTTGATTACTTATACACCCAAAGATCATCTAAATTAAAGCCAATGAGTCATGGTGCGGAACCTATGCAATTTCCTTATCACAActaataaatatgtgaaattgttgAGTACGGCATTAACTAAGAATCGTATGAAATCCACAGAAGTATTATGTTCAATCACGACTATGCACTATGACCTTTACGTACGGGACAATAAAAAAACATTGATATTTGATTATGGTTCCTCATGTGTAAGCATATGTTGTTATTAGCTTAGCTAACAACCCAACAAAAAAAGTATAATATATATGCCTATATTCgcagtaattttttttttataaatttagcaGATACTTCTTTTTTGATAGAAAAAAAATATTGACAATGAGTTTTGTTTCTCATTCAAGTAATATATCGTCAAATAATATATAGGGTACTCCAAACAAgttaaaatttatgttttatacAATACAAACAAGTGATCCAGTCTCGCATGCATGTTGCAAAAAAGTATGTGATTAGTGCTTTACAAAAACGTGTAAGCAAATAGAATGACATAACTTGAATTCAAAATGCTCCCAGACGACTTGCAAGATCAAACAATATCAAGATCAAAGAATATATGCTCTTTACACCT containing:
- the LOC111887909 gene encoding auxin-responsive protein SAUR21, producing MGIRMPRIIQARQILKRSLSNGTRTTETDLPKGYFAVYVGEQEKKRFVIPVSLLSQPSFQDLLRETEEEFGYDHPMGGLTIRCCEQTFYDLASGLGAFSSQLTSFSLLTLFL